One region of Zootoca vivipara chromosome 7, rZooViv1.1, whole genome shotgun sequence genomic DNA includes:
- the NCOA6 gene encoding nuclear receptor coactivator 6 — protein sequence MVWGDMPKLKDNHTSSCSSTMEDLDVDLDSGLEEDDIKHESPCEDSTIFVAFKGNLDDDDFKQKLDIILNNVPGLLHLESEKLKLKKVEPWNSVRVTFNIPREAAERLRLLAQNNNQQLRDLGILSVQIEGEGAINLSLAQNRGQDVRINGPIRQNNSVRMETGFPIPGNQGLIRINNPATVMMQQSGNVSSSMLTSAANTELQPRTPRPTSQSDSVDPLLSGLAIQQQNHPSGSVVPQLHSVQPVSVNRQINPANFQQMQPQQQLQPRPPQQHQQPQQGIRPSFTTPTQVPVSPGWNQVPSGIVQPPPSQGTMGTLTVNQGWKKGPLPGQMQQQQLQVRPSLATVQTPSHPPPPYPFGSQQASQAHTNFPQMNNSGQFTAPQMKNLQGGPSRVPTPLQQPHLTNKSPASSPSSFQQGSPASSPTVNQAQQQMGPRPPQNNSLPQGFQQPINSPSRNPMVQQGNVPPNFMVMQQQNQGPQGLHPGLGGMPKRLPPGFPAGQANQNFMQSQVPSTAPGTPANSGTPQLQTSQSVQHTGGQGNGPPQNQMQVQHGPSNMMQTNLMGLHGNMSNQQTGTSGVPQVNMGSMQGQPPQGPQSQLMGMHQQIVSSQGQMVNIQPQGSLNPQNQMILSRAQLMPQGQMMVASQNQNLGPSQQRMTPPKQMIPQQGQQMMAAHNQMMGPQGQVLLQQNSMMEQMMTNQMQGNKQPFGAQSQSNVMTGPAQIMRGPTPNMQGNMVQFTGQMMAQQGPVNSNPSQVMGIQGQVLRPTGTNPHMSQQLGDTTTTTNSDVNLTQMLPDVSMQQGNMVPPHLQGMQGNNNTPGSHFAGHGMPFSTPFSGAQNGNQISCGQNPGFPVNKDVTITSPLLVNLLQSDISAGHFGVNSKPNNQNANKPKKKKPPRKKKNNQQVEQINASEPRPAGLEESDQPPLPGEQGINLDNTGHKLSDFTNRPPGYPAQPMEQRALQQIPPQLLQHGQQQQQPPTPQQTQSQQQQMMMMLMMQQDPKSVRLPVSQGAHQPRGPLNVDSQRMPMQQGGNMSVMVNLQGPGSVPPSPDKQRIPMPNNQPLLNSARKMVYPDNAQNPTSSPLGEVSSVPSVSEGNGPEVPLAPGPQNNIAPHLVVSQNQLMMAGPKPGPSPMSAPQGTSPQQQSNSLTGPHPHHFQNVPTTSQTSRPKTPNRASPRPYYPQTPNNRPPSTEPSEISLSPERLNASIAGLFPPQINIPLPPRPHLNRGFDQQGLNPTTLKAIGQAPSNLALNSQSSFVSPQAHKLDSMAISSGKQTNACGAKRASPSNSRRSSPGSSRKTTPSPGRQNSKATKLGLTSQQNPGLMQNIDLQRSMMVGPASLQMPTPGSFQNNGMIAAQNPAIPVSVMTGIPEDNKDGFSTSQESVCQNMQVAPVNKDQRNIELKGVPSQEIKILVHEEQQKREAPPTESNKLPSLEENKNIISPAMREAPTSLSQLLDNSGAPNVTIKPPGLPSLEVPPPVTYADEFKKIAAIPPPQQDPPSSKDSVCSLSLPANTEACSTQVQQDLGDINSSVSQNISPVIQRPVSSASISTSLPPNQITVFVTSNPITSSSNTPASLPSHLQSTLMPAVVTMPSVGNKVIASEGQTTVQSNARPQFITPVFINSSSIIQVMKGSQPSTIPATPMTSNSNLIPQSVAVVGPLHLSQNIKFSSGPAPPCSSSNTPISSIPTSRPVVINSLPSIQLPSPSLMAPSSTSPHPSIQQVKDFNPEELSSQTSTSDSNAEATSQPGAVVSPSGDQSPGSSINRRSPVSSTKGKGKVDRIGQFLLTKACKKVTDSVDKGDDQYGVEGEVEGQGQDISIINSLEMEQLPVELEDNMVASPGPTLLKQSTSGTGHLSASTTAAVSASVSLSLSGSTPSTNVLSVVTTPVISDILTTIPSTNGNTCSLPAEQVGIGPEDEKTEDHHESPQNKASLSQTPVATPESTVQKTELEANSAIISGLVTNETKESCEKAKTLSRRNSRTEESSAVQETVENGQRKRSSRPASASSTAKETNASVMQSKRRKSK from the exons ATGGTTTGGGGTGATATGCCTAAATTAAAAGATAACCACACTTCATCGTGTTCTTCAACCATGGAAGACCTGGATGTGGATCTTGACTCTGGACTAGAGGAAGATGATATTAAACATGAGAGCCCTTGTGAAGATTCCACAATCTTTGTAGCTTTTAAAGGCAATCTTGATGATGATGACTTCAAACAGAAATTGGACATAATTTTGAACAATGTTCCTGGCCTTTTACACCTGG AATCTGAAAAGTTAAAACTGAAGAAGGTGGAACCCTGGAACAGTGTACGTGTCACTTTCAATATTCCTCGTGAAGCAGCTGAGCGACTACGATTGCTGGCTCAGAATAACAACCAACAACTTAGAGACTTGGGAATTCTCTCAGTTCAAATTGAAG GTGAAGGTGCCATCAATTTGTCATTGGCTCAAAACCGAGGCCAAGATGTGAGGATTAATGGGCCTATTCGACAAAACAACTCAGTACGAATGGAGACAGGCTTTCCCATACCAGGAAACCAAG GGTTAATAAGAATAAACAATCCTGCAACTGTGATGATGCAGCAAAGTGGGAATGTATCATCATCTATGTTGACAAGTGCAGCTAACACAGAGTTGCAACCTAGAACACCTCGTCCAACATCTCAGTCAG ATTCAGTGGATCCACTTTTGTCAGGGCTAGCTATCCAACAGCAAAATCATCCATCTGGATCTGTAGTGCCTCAGCTCCATTCAGTACAGCCAGTTTCTGTTAATAGGCAAATAAACCCAGCCAACTTCCAACAGATGCAGCCACAGCAACAATTGCAGCCACGCCCTCCTCAACAGCACCAGCAACCACAACAGGGTATTCGTCCTTCGTTCACAACCCCAACTCAGGTTCCAGTTTCTCCTGGTTGGAACCAGGTGCCTTCTGGAATAGTTCAGCCTCCTCCATCGCAAGGCACAATGGGCACATTGACAGTTAACCAGGGCTGGAAAAAGGGCCCTTTGCCTGgacaaatgcagcagcagcaactccaaGTCAGACCATCTTTGGCAACGGTACAAACACCCTCCCATCCTCCACCCCCATACCCTTTTGGAAGCCAACAAGCTTCTCAGGCACACACAAACTTTCCTCAGATGAACAACTCTGGCCAATTTACTGCTCCTCAGATGAAGAATCTTCAGGGAGGGCCTTCACGGGTCCCTACACCACTACAACAACCCCACCTGACCAACAAATctcctgcctcctctccctcctcttttcaGCAAGGATCTCCTGCATCCTCCCCAACAGTTAACCAAGCACAGCAACAGATGGGACCAAGGCCTCCCCAGAATAATTCTCTCCCCCAGGGGTTCCAACAGCCTATTAATTCTCCTAGCCGTAATCCTATGGTACAGCAGGGGAATGTACCTCCAAACTTCATGGTAATGCAACAGCAAAACCAGGGTCCACAGGGCTTACATCCTGGGCTAGGAG GAATGCCCAAGCGTCTCCCACCTGGCTTTCCTGCAGGACAGGCAAATCAGAACTTCATGCAAAGTCAGGTGCCTTCTACAGCACCAGGGACACCTGCAAATAGTGGAACACCCCAATTGCAAACAAGTCAGAGCGTGCAGCACACAG GTGGTCAAGGAAATGGTCCTCCTCAGAATCAGATGCAAGTTCAACATGGCCCATCAAATATGATGCAGACCAACTTAATGGGTCTTCATGGAAATATGAGCAACCAGCAGACAGGTACCAGTGGAGTTCCACAAGTTAATATGGGCAGCATGCAGGGACAACCTCCACAAGGACCACAATCTCAGCTAATGGGGATGCACCAACAAATAGTGTCCTCCCAAGGACAGATGGTGAACATTCAGCCTCAGGGATCTCTAAATCCTCAAAACCAGATGATACTTTCTCGAGCTCAGCTCATGCCACAGGGCCAGATGATGGTAGCATCTCAGAACCAAAATCTTGGTCCATCACAACAAAGGATGACACCACCCAAGCAGATGATTCCCCAGCAAGGCCAACAGATGATGGCTGCACATAATCAGATGATGGGACCGCAAGGCCAGGTGTTGCTGCAGCAAAATTCAATGATGGAGCAGATGATGACCAATCAgatgcaaggaaataaacagccgTTCGGTGCTCAAAGCCAGTCCAATGTTATGACGGGGCCAGCTCAAATAATGAGAGGACCAACCCCCAATATGCAGGGAAACATGGTGCAATTCACAGGACAGATGATGGCCCAGCAAGGCCCTGTGAACAGCAATCCTTCTCAGGTTATGGGGATTCAAGGACAAGTTCTGAGACCCACAGGAACTAACCCTCACATGTCTCAGCAACTGGGTGATACCACCACTACTACAAACAGTGATGTGAACTTGACACAAATGCTACCTGATGTTTCTATGCAACAAGGAAACATGGTGCCTCCCCACTTGCAAGGGATGCAGGGAAACAACAATACACCAGGGAGCCATTTTGCTGGGCATGGGATGCCTTTTAGTACTCCTTTTAGTGGAGCTCAAAATGGGAATCAGATTTCCTGTGGACAAAACCCAGGTTTTCCTGTCAACAAGGATGTCACAATAACAAGCCCTTTGTTGGTAAACTTGCTGCAAAGTGATATATCTGCAGGACATTTTGGTGTGAACAGCAAACCGAACAATCAGAATGCCAATAAACCCAAGAAgaagaaacctccaaggaagaagaaaaataatcagCAAGTAGAACAAATTAA TGCTTCAGAACCACGCCCAGCAGGCCTTGAAGAGTCAGATCAGCCACCATTACCAGGAGAGCAAGGTATAAATTTGGATAACACTGGACATAAGCTTTCGGACTTCACAAACAGGCCACCAG GCTATCCAGCCCAGCCAATGGAACAAAGAGCTCTTCAGCAAATACCTCCTCAGCTTTTGCAGcatggacagcagcagcagcagccaccaacaCCTCAACAGACACAGTCCCAGCAgcaacagatgatgatgatgctcaTGATGCAACAGGACCCTAAATCTGTCAGGCTTCCTGTTTCCCAAGGTGCCCATCAACCTAGAGGCCCTCTGAATGTAGACTCACAAAGAATGCCAATGCAGCAGGGGGGCAACATGTCGGTGATGGTTAATCTTCAAGGTCCTGGATCAGTGCCTCCATCTCCTGACAAGCAAAGGATCCCAATGCCAAACAATCAGCCTCTTTTGAACAGTGCACGGAAGATGGTTTACCCAGATAATGCACAGAATCCAACCAGCTCTCCACTGGGAGAAGTTTCATCAGTGCCCTCTGTTTCAGAAGGAAATGGGCCTGAAGTCCCTTTAGCACCTGGGCCTCAAAATAATATAGCACCCCATTTAGTAGTTTCACAAAACCAGTTAATGATGGCAGGGCCAAAACCTGGACCTTCTCCAATGTCAGCTCCCCAAGGTACAAGCCCTCAGCAGCAGTCTAATTCTCTTACAGGCCCTCACCCGCAtcattttcaaaatgttcctACCACATCACAAACATCGAGACCCAAAACTCCAAACAGGGCAAGTCCAAGACCATACTATCCGCAGACTCCCAATAACCGTCCACCAAGCACAGAGCCATCAGAAATTAGTTTATCTCCAGAGAGGCTCAACGCTTCTATTGCAGGCCTCTTTCCTCCTCAGATTAATATTCCTTTGCCTCCCAGGCCCCATCTTAATAGAGGATTTGATCAGCAGGGTCTTAATCCAACCACTTTGAAGGCTATTGGGCAAGCACCCTCAAATCTTGCACTGAATAGCCAATCGAGTTTTGTTTCACCACAAGCACATAAGTTGGACTCCATGGCTATTAGTTCAGGAAAGCAAACCAATGCTTGTGGAGCAAAGCGAGCCAGTCCGAGTAACAGCAGAAGGTCCAGCCCTGGATCCAGTAGGAAAACAACACCAAGCCCTGGGAGGCAGAACTCAAAAGCAACCAAGTTAGGTTTGACATCTCAGCAGAATCCAGGGCTCATGCAAAACATAGACTTACAAAGAAGTATGATGGTCGGTCCAGCCTCTTTGCAAATGCCTACGCCTGGAAGTTTTCAGAATAATGGTATGATAGCTGCCCAGAATCCTGCAATCCCTGTATCAGTCATGACTGGTATTCCTGAGGATAATAAAGATGGCTTTAGCACCTCTCAAGAGAGTGTGTGCCAGAATATGCAGGTTGCCCCAGTAAACAAAGATCAGCGCAACATTGAGCTGAAAGGCGTTCCCAGCCAAGAAATTAAAATACTGGTCCATGAAGAGCAACAGAAGAGGGAGGCCCCTCCTACAGAATCCAACAAGCTTCCCAGTCTGGAAGAAAACAAGAATATTATCTCTCCAGCTATGCGGGAGGCACCAACATCCTTAAGTCAACTTCTTGACAATTCTGGGGCTCCTAATGTTACCATTAAGCCTCCTGGTCTCCCTAGCCTTGAAGTGCCTCCACCAGTGACTTATGCAGATGAATTCAAAAAGATTGCTGCCATTCCTCCTCCCCAGCAGGATCCGCCTTCTAGTAAAGACTCTGTTTGTTCCCTAAGTTTACCTGCAAATACTGAAGCCTGTTCAACTCAAGTGCAACAAGATCTGGGTGACATAAATTCAAGTGTTTCCCAGAATATTTCTCCAGTAATACAGAGGCCTGTTAGCTCTGCTTCTATTTCTACATCACTCCCACCCAATCAGATAACAGTATTTGTAACTTCCAACCCTATTACATCATCATCTAACACACCTGCATCATTGCCCTCTCATCTACAGTCTACATTAATGCCTGCTGTTGTCACCATGCCTAGTGTTGGCAATAAAGTTATTGCTTCTGAAGGACAAACAACAGTTCAGTCCAATGCTCGGCCTCAGTTCATTACGCCAGTTTTTATAAATTCATCCTCAATAATTCAGGTTATGAAAGGATCCCAGCCAAGTACAATTCCTGCAACTCCAATGACTTCTAATTCTAATTTAATACCACAGTCTGTTGCAGTTGTTGGTCCTTTGCATTTGTCCCAGAATATAAAATTCTCATCAGGGCCTGCTCCTCCTTGTTCGTCTTCTAATACTCCTATCTCAAGTATACCAACAAGTCGGCCAGTGGTTATTAATTCATTGCCATCTATTCAGCTTCCTTCTCCCTCATTAATGGCTCCTTCAAGCACTTCTCCGCATCCTTCCATTCAGCAAGTCAAAGATTTCAACCCAGAGGAGTTAAGTTCTCAGACATCAACATCTGACTCAAATGCTGAAGCAACCTCACAGCCTGGAGCTGTGGTCTCCCCATCTGGTGATCAGAGCCCTGGATCTTCCATCAACAGACGAAGTCCAGTTTCATCtacaaagggaaaagggaaggtgGACAGAATTGGTCAGTTTTTGCTGACAAAAGCATGCAAGAAAGTCACAGACTCCGTTGACAAAGGGGACGATCAGTATGGTGTGGAAGGAGAAGTGGAAGGTCAAGGACAAGACATTTCAATCATCAACAGTCTGGAAATGGAACAGTTACCAGTAGAACTAGAAGACAATATGGTGGCCTCTCCGGGTCCCACTCTTTTGAAACAAAGCACTTCCGGAACTGGCCATTTAAGTGCTAGTACTACTGCTGCTGTTTCTGCCTCTGTATCTCTAAGCTTATCAGGTAGCACTCCTTCCACTAATGTTCTTTCAGTTGTAACCACTCCAGTGATCTCTGACATCCTAACCACAATTCCAAGCACTAATGGTAACACCTGCAGTTTACCTGCGGAGCAGGTTGGGATTGGACCAGAAGATGAGAAAACAGAAGACCACCATGAATCACCACAGAATAAGG CCTCTTTATCCCAGACTCCAGTTGCAACACCAGAAAGTACTGTTCAAAAAACAG